TGGAAATTAAGAAATACCCGTTGCTGACCACCGTAGGAGGGATTGGTAATTATGCAGACCCCAAGGCACCGGCAGCGTATTATACACAGGAAGATATCAGGGAGATAGTAGCCTATGCAGCGGCCCGTTATATTGTAGTGATCCCTGAGATAGATATGCCCGGGCATGCAGGAGCGGCTAACAGGGCTTATCCGGCATTTGATGGAGGGGGGACAGATAAGTATCCGCAGTTCACCTTCAACCCGGGCCGGGAAGGAACTTATGCCTATCTCGCAGATATACTAACGGAAACGGGTAAACTATTTTCGGCAGGGATCATACATCTCGGCGGAGATGAGGTAACATTTGGAAATGCAGGCTGGGATAAGGATACCGGCATTATACGGCTGAAGCAAACTTATGGCCTGAAAGACAGGAAGCAGGTAGAAGACTACTTCATTCAACGTATGGCCGATACCGTATTAAAGCTGCATAATAAAGTGATGGCCTGGGATGAAATAGCTACTGCTACTTTGCCTCCTGACAGTACCATAGTATGCTGGTGGCGGCATGAGAAGCCGGAGAACCTGACGATGGCGCTGAATAAGGGGTACAGCGTGGTGATATGCCCGCGTTTACCTTTCTATTTCGATTTCGTACAGGACAGCTCCCATAAGATCGGGCGCCGCTGGGCGAAAGGAGAGTTCAATAAGCTGCAGTCGGTCTACGATTTTTTGATGTCGAAAGTGCCGGCCACGGTGGGGCATGAGTCCGGCATACTGGGGATACAGGCCTGTTTATGGTCTGAAACAATTCACAGTAACAACCGGCTCGATTTCCTATTATTTCCAAGGATTGCCGCGTTGGCGGAAACAGCCTGGACAGCTGCGGGCAGGAAGGATTTCAAAGCATTTGAACAGCGTTTAAAAGCGCAGCTGCCGCTGTATGATCAGGATAAACTGTATTATTTCAATCCGTTTGTTCCGGAACAGCACAAAGAATCAGGGAAGGGAACGGAGTATATAGATTAGCGTGTCGGTTTTGTTCTATTCTTATCCGCGGGATGGCGGTAATATTGCCATGGGAATCAAAAAAAATCCCCGGAAAATAAAATGAAAACTATTTTACTGGCCCTGGCCCTGATCACTACCTCCCTTGTAACCGGGGTATTTTATGCCTTTGCCGTTTCGGTGATCCCTGCATTTTCGCAGTTAT
The genomic region above belongs to Chitinophaga sp. 180180018-3 and contains:
- a CDS encoding beta-N-acetylhexosaminidase, with translation MKKYLILAVAIFGSITTTAQQACPVIPLPAKAEKAAGTFKLSDKTIIVTADTSLQELARYLQEELLQRFHVQAAIGAGTSSSVIKLAKVHTATNAEGYTLHMNKKAAEIQAVDKEGVFNGISTLLQLVSAGTPAAVSCWNIADAPLYHWRGLMLDESRHFFGKAKVKQLLNWMAFYKLNRFHWHLTDMPGWRLEIKKYPLLTTVGGIGNYADPKAPAAYYTQEDIREIVAYAAARYIVVIPEIDMPGHAGAANRAYPAFDGGGTDKYPQFTFNPGREGTYAYLADILTETGKLFSAGIIHLGGDEVTFGNAGWDKDTGIIRLKQTYGLKDRKQVEDYFIQRMADTVLKLHNKVMAWDEIATATLPPDSTIVCWWRHEKPENLTMALNKGYSVVICPRLPFYFDFVQDSSHKIGRRWAKGEFNKLQSVYDFLMSKVPATVGHESGILGIQACLWSETIHSNNRLDFLLFPRIAALAETAWTAAGRKDFKAFEQRLKAQLPLYDQDKLYYFNPFVPEQHKESGKGTEYID